Proteins encoded within one genomic window of Panacibacter microcysteis:
- a CDS encoding helix-turn-helix domain-containing protein — MIEVNYSNNDYKGLSQMLIRSFGLQPEGDIIRLPKNIGEGFVMPYNLPEGISVIVSDTVVHDNLYFHRQATATQHYFIIQFNESFSKGDDQSDPETNEQHVYNIRKNAVLLTSSLMESKFLLPKGVRIRSVRIIIGSDLLNNFIGSEITDKFLSNYFSMLLKNRNPEIIGTDYRVLMDELIREKIDHPLRMKFIYNRVMLMIEKLVTGFIAKLENNNQFIKLKDDEINRLIRVESLLVKDYSGAPPTIAALSKIAAMSPTKLKRDFKAMYGLPIYEYYQKNRMIRARSLLLEGKYAVKEVGIMVGYSNLGHFAGSFRKEFGLLPSEIVNEETGNYASAKDIQPHDWSKN; from the coding sequence GTGATCGAGGTAAACTATAGCAATAACGATTATAAAGGGCTTTCACAAATGCTCATCCGCTCTTTCGGTTTGCAGCCGGAAGGCGATATTATACGCCTGCCGAAAAATATCGGCGAAGGTTTTGTAATGCCCTATAATCTTCCCGAAGGTATTTCTGTAATAGTGAGCGACACAGTGGTGCACGACAACCTGTATTTCCACCGCCAGGCTACCGCTACGCAGCACTATTTTATCATTCAGTTCAACGAAAGTTTTTCAAAAGGAGACGACCAGTCAGATCCTGAAACGAATGAGCAACACGTCTATAACATCCGCAAAAATGCTGTGTTGCTTACCAGTTCGCTTATGGAATCTAAATTCCTTTTGCCGAAAGGTGTCCGCATAAGATCTGTAAGAATTATTATTGGCAGCGACCTGCTCAATAATTTTATCGGTAGTGAAATAACAGACAAGTTTTTGAGCAATTATTTTTCAATGTTGCTTAAAAACAGGAACCCGGAAATAATCGGCACAGATTACCGCGTACTGATGGATGAGCTGATACGTGAAAAGATAGATCACCCGTTACGAATGAAATTCATTTATAACCGCGTAATGCTGATGATTGAAAAACTGGTTACAGGTTTTATTGCCAAGCTCGAAAACAATAACCAGTTTATAAAATTAAAGGATGATGAGATCAACCGGCTGATAAGGGTAGAATCGCTGCTGGTAAAGGATTATTCCGGCGCCCCGCCCACAATTGCTGCGCTTTCAAAAATTGCGGCCATGAGCCCCACAAAACTCAAACGTGATTTTAAAGCCATGTATGGGTTGCCTATCTACGAATACTATCAGAAAAACCGTATGATACGTGCACGGTCGTTGCTGCTCGAAGGAAAGTATGCCGTAAAAGAAGTAGGCATTATGGTTGGCTATTCAAACCTCGGGCATTTTGCCGGAAGCTTTCGAAAAGAGTTTGGTTTGCTGCCCAGCGAAATCGTCAATGAAGAGACCGGCAATTACGCCAGTGCAAAAGATATCCAGCCACACGACTGGAGCAAAAACTAA
- a CDS encoding helix-turn-helix domain-containing protein, translated as MIKLEYNVTSYEDLFRYIAKTLRLKLSDNVIHFTPDKGSGTIKLFNAQPGLQVLLFDFVSFEAIDFIRKKAQKEFFVIRIDEAKEATGNTKASLFFGKTSQEWTYTLAPNTQVRQIKIIMSKKWLDDYFENESAGQILNNYITLKSPLVVYEILDAEYKRLMNEMMTLAAGKSFEQVILQNRTAFIIERFFTKLFKNIENENSNLRISSIELKRVKEVENELLKDFSQPPPAIAQLARIAAMSPSKLKVLFKEVFRFPINQYYQHHRMNKARAMLLSRKYTVRDTAAVLGFSSVSSFNKAFFKTFEQMPSDLVEPVVK; from the coding sequence GTGATTAAACTAGAGTATAATGTAACGAGTTACGAAGACTTATTCAGGTATATTGCCAAAACACTTCGGCTGAAACTTTCTGATAACGTTATTCATTTTACACCTGATAAAGGCAGCGGAACCATAAAGTTGTTTAATGCGCAGCCTGGCCTGCAGGTATTGTTGTTCGATTTTGTGTCGTTCGAAGCCATAGACTTTATCAGAAAAAAAGCGCAGAAGGAATTCTTTGTCATACGTATTGATGAAGCCAAAGAAGCCACTGGCAATACGAAAGCTTCGCTGTTTTTTGGTAAAACAAGCCAGGAATGGACCTATACACTTGCTCCCAATACACAGGTAAGGCAGATCAAGATCATCATGAGCAAAAAGTGGCTCGATGATTATTTTGAAAATGAATCTGCCGGCCAGATTCTCAATAACTACATTACGCTTAAATCTCCGCTGGTAGTGTATGAAATACTTGATGCAGAGTACAAACGGCTGATGAATGAAATGATGACGCTCGCAGCCGGAAAGAGTTTTGAACAGGTGATTCTGCAAAACAGGACGGCATTTATTATAGAGCGTTTTTTTACCAAGCTTTTTAAGAATATTGAAAACGAAAATTCAAACCTTCGTATTTCTTCTATAGAACTGAAGAGAGTAAAAGAAGTGGAAAACGAACTGCTGAAAGATTTTTCACAGCCACCACCGGCCATAGCCCAGTTGGCAAGAATTGCAGCCATGAGCCCTTCAAAACTTAAAGTGTTGTTCAAAGAGGTATTCAGATTTCCTATCAACCAATATTACCAACATCACCGCATGAACAAGGCAAGAGCCATGCTGCTGTCGAGGAAGTATACTGTAAGGGATACAGCAGCCGTGCTCGGGTTTTCAAGCGTCAGCAGCTTTAATAAAGCTTTCTTCAAAACGTTTGAGCAAATGCCTTCTGATTTGGTGGAGCCGGTAGTTAAATAA
- a CDS encoding PspC domain-containing protein, with translation MYRLKHFIEWQAFGVCSALGYKLGIATSRIRLWFIYISFLTMGSPVIIYMVMAFWLNIKNYILSARRNPLKYL, from the coding sequence ATGTACAGGTTAAAGCATTTCATAGAGTGGCAGGCGTTTGGTGTTTGTTCTGCTCTTGGATACAAGCTTGGGATAGCCACATCCCGCATACGTCTGTGGTTTATTTATATATCCTTTTTAACCATGGGCTCTCCAGTGATTATCTACATGGTTATGGCTTTCTGGCTGAATATAAAAAATTATATTTTGTCGGCAAGACGTAACCCACTGAAGTACCTGTAA